DNA sequence from the Methanolobus sp. ZRKC5 genome:
GTCTTCATCACGCCGCTTCATCCTTTCATCAACATCTTTTTTGATACCGAAAACTCCAATCAGGCCTGTCCAGCCTGCACCGAATGCGACAGCTTCGAGCATACTGTTGGCCAGTATGCTTGCGATCATACCTCCGACAAAGAGGTATAGTATGATCCCAAGATATCGAAAGAACCATTTTTCCTTATTCAGTTCGTTCTCCTTCCTGACAATCTCCTGCCAGAGTCGGTCTTTATCACCATTATCAGTTGTTTCCTTAAGCAGTTCCCTGACAGACTCTGTCTGGTCCTGAAGCTCCAGTATACGAGCTGTATTCCCCATTAGTTTGTCCCAGCTACCAAGATAGACTATTATTCCGGCACCTGTAACCCCTAAAAGAAAGAAGAAGACACCTACGGATATGTTATTCGGCCACCATATTGGCATTTCCAGTACACTTGTGACATTTACATCCATTCAATATCCCCACCAAGGTCATCAGGAACTATCATCCTGATATCAAATAATCCCCCTATGAATACTAATGATATAGACCCTGATTATAAATTATAAGATATGATCTGACAGCCGCCCCACGTAGCTGATTGTAAAACTATATATGCAGAGTTTTGAGCCTATGATATAAATCTGTTTCCTGCCCACCGGTTCTATGTATCATAAAAGGAGGAGGATAGAAACTAAAGTCATTGAGTGAAATGATATCCTTCACATCTCTCTATTATCAATAACTCTCTTACTCTTTTTTTCACTGCGTGGCAATGCTCCAATCCCAACACATTCCACATCAACGCTGATGCCTATGAAATCCTGAAATGCTTTGTTCATTTGTTTTGCTTTTTTCCTGTTGATTTCCGGGTTATCTGCATTATCGACCTCAACCCTGAAGAGCATGGTATCCCGGCCAGCATCCCTTTCAAGGACTATCTGGTATTCACTGCTCACACCTTCCACCCTGTGAACCACATCCTCTATCTGTCCGGGGTAGACATTCACACCTTTTATCTTGATGCGGTCATCAGTGCGTCCAAGCAGGCGGTCTATGCGTGGGAAAGGACTTCCACATTCACATGGTTCAGGTATGATACGTGTGAGGTCTCTTGTCCTGTAACGTATAAGCGGAGCTCCTTCCTTGGTCAACGTAGTTATGACAAGCTCACCAAGAGTACCGTCTGGAAGGCTCTCTCCTGTAACAGGGTCTATTATTTCAAAGAGCAGGTGGTCTGACCAGTAATGAAGACCATCATGCTGTGAGCAATCAAGGGCAATGCCAGGTCCGTATATCTCAGTTAGACCGAAGATATCGAAAGTCTCGATACCAAGCTCGTCTTCGATACGTGCTCTCATCTTAGGACTCCAGCGCTCAGAACCAATAATCCCAACCTTCAATTTGATACTGTCCTTCAGATCCCTTTTACTAATCTCCTCTGCAAGCAGGAGAGCATACGAGGAAGTACTGCCAAGGACTGTGGATTTCAGGTCAACCATCATCTGAAGTTGTTTTTCCGTATTTCCCGGACCCATGGGTACTGCCATGGCTCCCAGAAGCTCTGCACCTGCCTGGAAACCTATACCTGCAGTCCACATGCCGTATCCGGGTGTTATCTGTATCCTGTCAGTATTCGTAAGCCCTGCCATCTGGTAGCAGCGCATCATCATCTCTGCCCATACATCCACATCTCTTTTGGTATACGGGATTATAACAGGGCTTCCGGTTGTACCGGAAGATGAATGTATCCTCACAATCTCTTCATCCGGTACAGCCTGAAGACCCAGAGGATAGGCATCTCTTAGCTCTTCTTTTGTAGTTAATGGGAGCTTGCTGATATCTTCCAGAGACCTTATATCAGTGGTATCAACACTTTCTTCCTTGAATTTTTTCTGGTAGAAAGAGCTGCCCTTTGCAACCCTTTGAAGAAGCTGTCTTAGCTTGGTCGTTCTTTCTTCATCGGATAGACCGGAATGTGTGCAACAATTCTCACTTTCACATTCACTTACATGAACCACTTTCTTTGAACCATCAATTACATGATTATCACACATTCATCTCACTCCTGCCATCATTGATCCTTAGAGGCATCGTTTGTTTTTGAAACACTTTCAATTGCCATATCATAGGCCCTGCGATTGACATCCCTATATTTTTCCGGAATCATCTTTTCAAGCACATTCCACAGATATTCCACTGAGAAAGGTAAAAGACCGGCACCTGCAGCAGCCGCAATCATAGATACATTAGCTGCCCTGTATGTTCCTGCATCTTTTGCAAGACCGGTGAAATCAGCAGATATTATCTCCGGACAATTGCTCTTCAAAAACTCGAGCATCTGGTCTGGATCATATACTTCATTACCCTGGGTCGATGGTATTATTGCATGCTCATTAACCACAATGCTAGCACCTTTGCGTAAAAAACGAAGGTTACGGGCGGCTTCCCCAGGCTCAAGCCCTATCAGCAAATCTGCGTTTCCCTGCGGGATAAGCGAACCACATACATCGTCCCCAATCCTCACATGACTTGTAACTGACCCTTCTCTCTGGGCCATACCTATTGTTTCAGCTGTAGCTACATGTAAACCGGCATTCATGGCAGCGGTGGCAAGTAAACGAGAGGCTAGTACGACACCCTGACCACCTACACCTGCAATAAGAATATCGAATTTCATTGTAAGACCTCCTTCAGGACAATAGCATCTGACGGACATATCTCTGCACAGAGACCACATCCACTACAGGTATCCTGGATAACAGGCAAACCCGAGGATATTGAAAATATAGCAGGGCATCCCAGCTGGGATATGCAGAGCTTGCAGCCTGTACATTTGTCCTCATCCACAAGATACTGACCTTGTCCCTTGCAGATAGCAACACAGTTTCCTTTAAACACAACAGCAGAGGGACCTTCAAACTCCATGGCCTCAGCGGCTATATTCATGCACTCATCAAGGGAATCTATCTCTATGGTTCTGACCATGCCAACTCCGCAACTTTTGAGAACATCTGCTATGTCGATGATCTTTGCAGGAGAACCAAGAGCTGTTACACCTATACCAGGATGGGGTTGATGTCCTGTCATGGCAGTGGTACGGTTGTCAAGAACTGCAACGGTGATGTCAGCATTATTATATACTGCACTGATAACGGCAGCGATTCCTGAGTGGAAAAAAGTAGAATCACCTATGAAGGACACCTGCTTTGCCTTCTGAGTACCTCTATATTCCTGTGTCTGGGACAGACCGGCGGCGATACTGATACCAGCCCCCATACAGAGACAGGTATTGACCATTTCAAGAGGTTTTGCATTTCCCAGTGTATAACAGCCAATATCACCTGAAAATATGGATTCTACACCCTTTTGTGAACGTAATTTTGCGGCGGCTTTCTTGAACGCATAGAAAACTGTCCTGTGCATACAACCGGCACACAATGTGGGAGCTCTCACAGGCAAAGGAGGAATATCATTCTGCTCTATTGCAGGAGCTGAATGAGTAAGCGGAGAAATGTCATCATTGATACTTTCCAGTACCCTGTTCATACCATCGATGACAACATCAACATCATACTCCCCACTGACAGGGAAAGAACCGTCTTTCTTTCCATGTATATTCACGTTAAGATGATATTTGCCTGCCAATTGCAGGAACTGCTCCTCAAGATACGGGTCCAGTTCCTCGACAACTATCAGGTCTGTGATATCTTTGAGGAATTCAAGGGCTGCCTTTTCAGGGAAAGGATACACAGTTCCTGCCTTGAATACTGAAAATGTACCAGGATAATTCCTTATGGCTTCCTTTGCGTAAAGATATGAAACACCCGAAGCTGCAATTCCTATTTTGCTGCTGCCCTTTGATATTGAGTTAAAAGATTCATCTGCGAAGTATTCTGAAAAACGGTATGACATAGTTATTTGAAGCTCTTCCAGCAGAGGATGTCTCTGTGCCGTTAGTTTTGGGAAAATGGTCCATCTTGTGTCTTTCACAAATCCTTCCATGTCTCTGGAAACCGGCGATAGGTCCTCGATGAGTACATCAGAACACCCGTGAGATACACGGGTTGTGGTCCTGAGTATCACAGGAGTTTCCATCTCGTGTGATAATTTGAAAGCCAGTTTTGTCATATCATAGGCTTCCTGTGGAGTTGCAGGATCCAGTACAGGTATATTTGCAAAATGACCAAAGGCCCTGGTATCCTGTTCGGTCTGGGATGAATGTGGACCGGGATCATCTGAAACAAGAATTACAAGTGAGCCTTTAACACCTATGTAAGAAAGGCTCATAAGAGGATCAGAAGCTACGTTCAGGCCAACCTGTTTCATAGTTACCATGGCATTGGCACCTGAATATGCAGCTCCTACGGCTGTCTCAAGCGCTACTTTCTCATTAGTGGCCCATTCGGCATAGATACCATACTCTTTTGCATGAGAAGCAATGGTCTCCATAACTTCGGTAGAAGGTGTGCCTGGATAGCCGCTCGCTATCTGGACACCGGCTTTGATGGCTCCGAAAGCAATGGCTTCGTTACCCATTAATATGCGTTTACTGGTCAATATCATTCCTCTTGAATGGATAAATGGATAATATGTAAAAGAAAATCAAACAACAGATTCACATCCGGGAACGTGAAACATTGCATATATTCATACATTGATGCTGACCTATGCACTTATTTGATGAAATATAAATGTTTTGTCACAGGTTTCAGTCATAGAAAAATCAGCTCTATAGAAATCATTTTCTATAAATTCAGTTAATCTACTACAATTTTAATACCAAGTTTCTTGTGTTTGTTGTTCCAAAAAAATAAAGTAGATGATTGTGTGTTGTCCAACTGAGGATTTCTACAAAGCCAAAAAAGGAAACTACTTTTAGATATTGGATGGGATACTAAAACCGATCGTAGTTCCTTCACCTAATTCACTTTTTATCCAGACTTCACCATCATGCATCTCAACGAACTTTTTGACAAGGGTAAGGCCGAGGCCAGTACCTCCATATAGTCTAGTTGTCGAATAATCAACCTGTGTAAATGGCTCAAAGACTTTTTCATACTGATTCTTTGAAATACCAATTCCTGTGTCACTAATCAGAAAAGAAACTGAATTTCCTTTGTCTTGAACATCTACTACTACAGATCCTTCATTGTCAGTAAACTTTATGGCATTGGATACAAGATTGAAAAGGACCTGTGTCAATTTAAGTTTGTCAGCTTTGATGTAGAGATCATTTGCTTCGAGACTTGTACTCAGGCAGATGTTCTTTTTTTCTGCAAGAAGGGAAACAATTGCTTCGACATCATCCAATGTTTCCCTGATACTAAATTTTTTATGCTGAAGCTCCATTTTACCGGCTTCGATCTTTGAAATATCCAGAATATCGTTTATGACGTTGAGAAGATGCTTACCACTGTTAGACACATTACTTATATACTTACTTTGTTTTTCATTGAGACTTCCAATCCTGTTCTCAAGAAGAAAATCTGAAAAACCAATGATGGAATTAAGAGGCGTTCTCAATTCATGGTTCATATTTGCAATAAACTCGCTCTTTATTTTATTGGCAGATTCAGCAGTATTTTTTGCATTTATTAATGCAATTTCGGCTTCTTTGCGTTTAGTCACGTCATGTAGAATACCGTTCACTGAAACAGCATTTGCTTCTCTGTCCACTAACCACGAAACGTGATCTTCCACCCATCGTATTGTTCCATCCTTTCTTATTATGCGGTATTCTATAACGCCATTTTCCAGTATTACCTTCATTTGTTCATATTTTGAAAGGACTTTTCCTATGTCTTCAGGGCAAATGGAACTCTCCCATGAATCCGGATTACTTAACCATTCTTCAACAGTATATCCAAAAATGTCCTCAACAGCTTGATTAATATATGTTACTGCAAAGGTTCCAGGATTCATGCAGTATACCAATTCAGAAATATTTTCAGTTAACTCACGATATTTTTTTTCTGATTCCATCAAAGCAGCATTTACTTTTTTTCTTTCTGAAATATCTCTTATGATTGCCATATCTGCTGGTTTGCCTTTGTAATGGATGGTAGATGCACTAATCTCAACCGGTATCTTATTTCCATCCTTTGATACGATATCGACCTCATAGCCTGATTGAATGGCTTCTCCTCTCAGTCTCTTTACATATCTCTTTTTTACAAGAT
Encoded proteins:
- a CDS encoding phenylacetate--CoA ligase — its product is MCDNHVIDGSKKVVHVSECESENCCTHSGLSDEERTTKLRQLLQRVAKGSSFYQKKFKEESVDTTDIRSLEDISKLPLTTKEELRDAYPLGLQAVPDEEIVRIHSSSGTTGSPVIIPYTKRDVDVWAEMMMRCYQMAGLTNTDRIQITPGYGMWTAGIGFQAGAELLGAMAVPMGPGNTEKQLQMMVDLKSTVLGSTSSYALLLAEEISKRDLKDSIKLKVGIIGSERWSPKMRARIEDELGIETFDIFGLTEIYGPGIALDCSQHDGLHYWSDHLLFEIIDPVTGESLPDGTLGELVITTLTKEGAPLIRYRTRDLTRIIPEPCECGSPFPRIDRLLGRTDDRIKIKGVNVYPGQIEDVVHRVEGVSSEYQIVLERDAGRDTMLFRVEVDNADNPEINRKKAKQMNKAFQDFIGISVDVECVGIGALPRSEKKSKRVIDNREM
- a CDS encoding indolepyruvate oxidoreductase subunit beta, encoding MKFDILIAGVGGQGVVLASRLLATAAMNAGLHVATAETIGMAQREGSVTSHVRIGDDVCGSLIPQGNADLLIGLEPGEAARNLRFLRKGASIVVNEHAIIPSTQGNEVYDPDQMLEFLKSNCPEIISADFTGLAKDAGTYRAANVSMIAAAAGAGLLPFSVEYLWNVLEKMIPEKYRDVNRRAYDMAIESVSKTNDASKDQ
- the iorA gene encoding indolepyruvate ferredoxin oxidoreductase subunit alpha, with the protein product MILTSKRILMGNEAIAFGAIKAGVQIASGYPGTPSTEVMETIASHAKEYGIYAEWATNEKVALETAVGAAYSGANAMVTMKQVGLNVASDPLMSLSYIGVKGSLVILVSDDPGPHSSQTEQDTRAFGHFANIPVLDPATPQEAYDMTKLAFKLSHEMETPVILRTTTRVSHGCSDVLIEDLSPVSRDMEGFVKDTRWTIFPKLTAQRHPLLEELQITMSYRFSEYFADESFNSISKGSSKIGIAASGVSYLYAKEAIRNYPGTFSVFKAGTVYPFPEKAALEFLKDITDLIVVEELDPYLEEQFLQLAGKYHLNVNIHGKKDGSFPVSGEYDVDVVIDGMNRVLESINDDISPLTHSAPAIEQNDIPPLPVRAPTLCAGCMHRTVFYAFKKAAAKLRSQKGVESIFSGDIGCYTLGNAKPLEMVNTCLCMGAGISIAAGLSQTQEYRGTQKAKQVSFIGDSTFFHSGIAAVISAVYNNADITVAVLDNRTTAMTGHQPHPGIGVTALGSPAKIIDIADVLKSCGVGMVRTIEIDSLDECMNIAAEAMEFEGPSAVVFKGNCVAICKGQGQYLVDEDKCTGCKLCISQLGCPAIFSISSGLPVIQDTCSGCGLCAEICPSDAIVLKEVLQ
- a CDS encoding PAS domain S-box protein — encoded protein: MTKSKILIVEDELITALDMKNRLEDFGYLVPFTVASGEEAIEKVEEICPDLVLMDVMLEGDMDGIQAAEQIHARFDIPVVYLTAYADDNTLQRAKITEPFGYILKPFEEKELFTSIEIALYKHKMEIKLKEREEKYSALVENGNDGIIIIQDFMIKYANQKMLDMTNYSFDEANELPLMNLISPEHIDLVKKRYVKRLRGEAIQSGYEVDIVSKDGNKIPVEISASTIHYKGKPADMAIIRDISERKKVNAALMESEKKYRELTENISELVYCMNPGTFAVTYINQAVEDIFGYTVEEWLSNPDSWESSICPEDIGKVLSKYEQMKVILENGVIEYRIIRKDGTIRWVEDHVSWLVDREANAVSVNGILHDVTKRKEAEIALINAKNTAESANKIKSEFIANMNHELRTPLNSIIGFSDFLLENRIGSLNEKQSKYISNVSNSGKHLLNVINDILDISKIEAGKMELQHKKFSIRETLDDVEAIVSLLAEKKNICLSTSLEANDLYIKADKLKLTQVLFNLVSNAIKFTDNEGSVVVDVQDKGNSVSFLISDTGIGISKNQYEKVFEPFTQVDYSTTRLYGGTGLGLTLVKKFVEMHDGEVWIKSELGEGTTIGFSIPSNI